Proteins from a single region of Hordeum vulgare subsp. vulgare chromosome 6H, MorexV3_pseudomolecules_assembly, whole genome shotgun sequence:
- the LOC123403337 gene encoding F-box/kelch-repeat protein At1g80440-like, producing MGDLIPGLPEEVAQECLVRVGFRQLPAARRTSRQWKAEVESPLYGRLRRANGHTRPILALAQALPPLAASGPAHKYAASAALSNSYRLVLHDPVDGGWATLPPLPGGRGLPLFCQLAAVSCSERRKLVVLGGWDPETWVPTDTVHVYDFLDGAWRSGAPMPGPRRSFFACAAVGGRVFVGGGHDEEKNALRSAAAYDAEANAWAALPDMALQRDEARGVCLGARFVVVGGYPTEAQGRFTGTGEAFDTDVWAWGPVLDRVVDEGACPRTCCTAPSAAGAMYMLRHGHLAVRDGDNEWRSVAPIPKDGRAAMVVVAIEDGHVAAIGAGHHGGEQAVYVLSKDTETNGASPS from the exons ATGGGTGACCTGATTCCGGGGCTCCCGGAGGAGGTGGCGCAGGAATGCCTGGTCCGGGTGGGGTTCCGTCAGCTCCCAGCAGCGCGCCGCACCTCGAGGCAGTGGAAg GCGGAGGTGGAATCGCCGCTCTACGGACGCCTCCGCCGGGCCAACGGCCATACCCGACCGATACTCGCCCTCGCCCAGGCCCTTCCCCCGCTCGCCGCCTCCGGCCCGGCCCACAAGTACGCTGCGTCCGCCGCCCTCTCCAACTCCTACAGGCTCGTGCTCCACGACCCGGTCGACGGAGGCTGGGCCACGCTGCCCCCGCTCCCAGGCGGCCGGGggctcccgctcttctgccagctCGCCGCCGTGTCTTGTAGCGAGAGGAGGAAGCTGGTGGTGCTGGGCGGGTGGGACCCTGAGACGTGGGTGCCGACGGACACGGTGCACGTGTATGACTTCCTGGACGGCGCGTGGCGAAGCGGCGCGCCGATGCCTGGGCCGCGTCGGTCGTTCTTCGCGTGCGCGGCGGTCGGAGGAAGGGTGTTCGTCGGAGGCGGCCACGACGAGGAGAAGAACGCGCTGCGGTCGGCGGCGGCATACGACGCCGAGGCCAATGCGTGGGCGGCGCTGCCTGACATGGCACTGCAGCGGGACGAAGCCAGGGGGGTCTGCCTCGGCGCCAGGTTCGTCGTGGTTGGTGGGTACCCGACGGAGGCGCAGGGCCGGTTCACCGGCACCGGCGAGGCATTCGACACAGACGTCTGGGCGTGGGGTCCAGTGCTGGACAGGGTGGTCGACGAGGGGGCGTGCCCGAGGACGTGCTGCACTGCGCCGTCCGCGGCAGGCGCCATGTACATGCTACGTCACGGCCATCTCGCGGTGCGGGACGGCGACAACGAGTGGcggtcggtggcaccgataccgaAGGACGGGCGCGCGGCGATGGTCGTCGTGGCCATCGAGGACGGCCATGTGGCCGCCATCGGCGCCGGGCACCACGGCGGTGAGCAGGCCGTGTATGTGCTCAGCAAGGACACTGAAACCAACGGGGCGTCGCCATCCTAG